Below is a genomic region from Granulicella sibirica.
TAGGTCGAGGAAGCCGAACTCGGCGGTGGCGTGAAGGGTCAGCTCTTCGGCGAAGCGGGAGATGTGGAGACCGAGAACGGTTGCGGCTTGCGTGAACTCGAGGGCGAAGTCGCGGTCGGAGGTGGCGTCCATGCTGTTGGGCGTTGGTGCGTCGAAGCCTAGTTCGCGGGCCGCGATGGTGCGGTCGAGGGCGAGGGTTGCTCCTGCGATGGCTCCGGAACCAAGCGGGCAGAGATTCATGCGCTTGCGGGCGTCGCGGAAGCGGCTTGCGTCGCGTTCGAGCATGCTGACGTAGGCGAGAAGCCAGTGGGCGATGAGGACGGGTTCGGCGCGCTGGAGGTGCGTGTAGGACGGCATGACGGATTCGCCGGACTGCTCGGCGAGGGCTACGAGGGCTGAGATCCAGTGGTGCAGGCCTTCGAGGGTTGCGTCGATCGCGTCGCGGACGAAGAGGCGCATGTCGGTTGCGATCTGCTCGTTGCGGCTGCGTCCGGTATGGAGTTTCAGGGCGAGATTGCCGACGAACTTCGTGAGCTGGAGTTCGGTGAAGTGGTGGATGTCTTCGGCTTCCGGAGCGGAGGCGACCACCTTCGGGCCGTCGAGTTCGATTTCGGCGAGGACGCGGTCGAGGCCTTCGAGCATCGTTTGCAGTTCGGTGGAGTCGAGGATGCCGGCGGCAGCGATCGCGTGGGCGTGCGCTTTCGAGGCGGCTACCTCCTGAGGGAGAAGACGCCAGTCGAAGGGGAACGAGCGCTGCCACTCTTCGAAGCGCTTGTTCAGCGGTTCGCCGAAGCGACCGGACCACATCTTTGTTGCATTCTCTTGCGACATCTTCTTAGCTCCAGTTGCTGCGCCATGCGAGGGATACCCCCCTCCCCACTGACGGGGTGTAAGTTGTTTCTTTTCATGCGGTTGCGTGGGTTCTTGTGCTGTAAATATAAGATAACAAAGGGGTTACATGCTAAATATCAGTAAGAAAAAGGGTTATGGGTAAAAGACGCGATTGCCTTTCAACATGACAACCATGGGGCAAGTGCAAGGCCTCCTTGCCTTGGCGTTTCTTATTCCTCTGCTTTAATTGTAGAGGACTCACCATAACTAAAAGGACACCGACTTTTCCGTTTTGAATCAATGGGATAGGCCATTTTGGGGCTTGACAAAATTTTTGGGTGAACTCGTTGTTTGAGAGACAACTGCAAACGCAGATTCCCTTCGGGAATGACAGCAAGAAAGGCAAGGGCAAAGGCAAGGGCGAAGGCAGACGCAGATTCCCTTCGGGAATGACAACAAGAAAGGCAAAGGCACGAGCGAAGGGCGAAGGCAGACGCGGGTTCCTTTGGGAATGACAACACGAGACGTGAGGGCAACGATATGACTCTAGCTGGGTAGGAGTTCTTCCCAGGTTGGGTTTACGGATTCGATGAGAGCAATCTTCTGCGCGCGGGTCCAGTGCTTAAGTTCTTTCTCGCGAGCGATTGCGTTGACGACATATTGGTAGAACTCGTAATACACGACGCGCCCTACCTTGTATCGGGCGGTGTGGGTTCCTGGCTCTCGTTCGCGATGTTGTGCAGCTCGGCTCCGGAGGTTGGTGGTGACGCCGATGTAGAGGGTGTGCGAGCGGTTGGAGAGGATGTAGACCCAGAAGTGATACTCTCGGCTCGCCATGGCTGGAGAGTATCACCTGGGTGGACGGGTTCGTGGCGAAAGGAAAGGCAAAACAAACGCAGATTCCCTTCGGGAATGACAACAAGAAAGACAAGGGCAAAGGCGAAGGCAGACGCGGGTTCCCTTCGGGAATGACAGCAAGAAAGGCCAAAGCAACGACATGAGCCGAGGAGCGTTAGTTTTCTTTTGTGGCGCTATTGAGCTGGGGCATCTCGGTGCCTTTGCTTAGGGTGAGGAGGCCGGTCTGGGCGTAGGTTAAGAGCTTGGCGCGGGTGTCGGTGATGTCGAGGTTGCGCATGGTGAGCTGGCCGATGCGGTCGCGGGGGGAGAAGGTGGATTCGCCCTTTTCCATGGTGAGGCGCTCGGGCTGGAAGGTGAGGTTGGGTGAGTCGGTGTTGAGGATGGAGTAGTCGTTGCCGCGACGGAGTTCGAGGGTGACGGAGCCGGTTACGGGCTTGGCGACCCAGCGCTGGGCGGCTTCGCGGAGCATGATGGCCTGGGGGTCGAACCAGCGGCCCTGGTAGACG
It encodes:
- a CDS encoding GIY-YIG nuclease family protein, with protein sequence MASREYHFWVYILSNRSHTLYIGVTTNLRSRAAQHREREPGTHTARYKVGRVVYYEFYQYVVNAIAREKELKHWTRAQKIALIESVNPTWEELLPS
- the argH gene encoding argininosuccinate lyase, giving the protein MSQENATKMWSGRFGEPLNKRFEEWQRSFPFDWRLLPQEVAASKAHAHAIAAAGILDSTELQTMLEGLDRVLAEIELDGPKVVASAPEAEDIHHFTELQLTKFVGNLALKLHTGRSRNEQIATDMRLFVRDAIDATLEGLHHWISALVALAEQSGESVMPSYTHLQRAEPVLIAHWLLAYVSMLERDASRFRDARKRMNLCPLGSGAIAGATLALDRTIAARELGFDAPTPNSMDATSDRDFALEFTQAATVLGLHISRFAEELTLHATAEFGFLDLPEAFSTGSSAMPQKKNPDLTELIRGKSARLVGSATALAMLIKGLPLAYNKDLQEGQEPVFDAADTLAGMLSVLPDFTRALKFRADRMKTAADSGYLNAMAAATYLSNKGVPFRKAHEKIGNAVRFGLETGRELGQLTLDELKAFGDEFGEDFYASITLEATLDCHDVIGGTARNRVTEAVQAARARLEGIN